DNA from Asticcacaulis excentricus:
GCGGAATCTGACCTTCGAGCAGACCGGCCAGCGTATAGCGCCCCCACCAGTCGCGATAGCCCGCCGCCGTCAGCTTGACGCGCCGCGACAGGGCCGGTTCACCGTGCCGCACGAGGGTAATCGCCCCGTTTCGTGTCTGCGCTGTGCCGCCCTTGGCCAAAGCGTTGCCTCTCTAATACCAACCCAGAGTCATTTTCAATGACACTGGGTATAACAGGAATCGCAAACGATTCCGGCTCCGTTTCAATGAGAGGTTTGGTAGCCCGCCGCATGGGGGGAGACAAGTGATTAAATTCGCCCTGCACAGGCGCTGGCGGGCGCAGGGGGACGCCACCGTGACAGGTGTGTCAGGCCTTCTGAAGCGCGAAATGCACAACGTCGGTGCGCTCAGTGCGGAAACCCGCCTCGCAATAGGCCAGATAAAACAACCACATCTTGCGGAAGGCTTCATCGAAGCCGCTGATGCGCCCCTCAGCCCACGCGGCATCGAAGCGACGCGCCCACATATTGAGCGTGCGGGCGTAGTCATGGCCGAACGACTGATCCGACAGCACCGACAGACCGGCCTTGCCGCTGTGGCTGCGTAGCTTCGACGGCGACGGCAACATACCGCCGGGGAAGATATAGCGCTGGATGAAGTCCGGGCGCTGACGGTAATCTTCGAACAGCTCGTCGCGGATCGTAATGATTTGCAACGCCGCCTTGCCACCCGGCTTGAGGCAGTCCGACACCTTGCGGAAATAGGTGTCCCAGTATTCCATCCCCACCGCCTCAAACATCTCGATGGAGACGATGGCGTCGTATTGGCCCGTCACATCGCGGTAGTCGAGCAGTTTGATTTCGACCTGATCAGACAGGCCCAGCCGCTGCATACGTTCAACCGCATAGTCGTGCTGTGACGGCGAAATGGTCAGGCAGGTGGCCCTGGCGCCCATTTTCGCCGCGTATTCGGCAAAGCCGCCCCAGCCGCAGCCGATTTCCAGCACGTGCTGCCCCGGCTTGAGATCGACCAGCCGCGCCAGCGCCGCATACTTCGCTGTTTGCGCGCGCTCAAGGTCTTCGGTGCCTTTGAACAGGGCGGACGAATAGGTCATGGTGGCGTCCAGCCACTCGGAATAGAAGGCATTGCCCAGATCATAGTGGGCAAAGATGTTGCGCCGCGACCCTTCCTTGGTGTTGCGATTGAAGCTGTGCAGCAGACGGCTCATCATCTGCATGAACGGATTGCCGATAAAGAAGCGCGTCAGGCGATCGATATTCAGCGTGAAGACTTCGAGCAGATCCGGCAGGTCGGGTGTGTCCCACTCCCCGGCGACGTAACCATCGGCAAACCCGACATCACCGGCCGACAGGACGCGACGCAGAAAGCGGAAATCATTGACCTTTAGCACGCCGTGCGGGCCGGGCTCGCGGCCACGGATTTCAAACGGCGTGCCGTTCGGCAGGATGATGTCGAGATTGCCGCGGTGCCAGTTGTGGCGCAGCGTCTTCAACGGCTGCCGCAGGGCCTTGGGCACCACATGCAAATCGGCGCTTTTGGCTACGAAATGGGGTCCAAGGGATGTCGAGGTGCTGGACATAGGGCCGCCTCCGTCTGAGTTTTTTAGTATAATGAAAAAGCGCGCTGCAAAAAATCTATATCTTGAGCAGCCGCCCGGCAAACACGACCAGATGTGACGCGACGGTCGTCAGCACCGCCCCCCAGATCATGTCGATCACCACCAGTTTGAGGGACCAGTCGCGGATTACGGCCATCGCCGTCAAATTATAGGTGCCATAGGCCATCAGCCCCAACAGCGCCGCACTGATCGTCAGTGACCAGCCGGCGGGCAGGCCATGCAACGGCAACTGTCCCGACAGGGCCGGGAAGGTCACAAACCACGTCACCCCCAAGCCGTAAAGCAGATAGAAGGCCACTGCCGCCGCCATATTGATGCGCGTGGCCATCAGATCGCCCATCAACGGCTTATACAACGGACCGGCGGTGAGGGTCAGCCACACGGTGTCAATCACCGCAAAGGCGATCAGGGTCAGGACGAGCGCGCTCAGAAACATCTTCATGCCTCACCTTCAGCATTGGGGGGTCGGATCAGATACGCGCGAAAGGCTGCAACAGTTTACCCAGAAGCGTCTTTGGCGCTATGGGCGCGTTCGCCGCGATCAGGCACAGGCAATCGTCCGCCGCGATCAGGGGCGAATGATGATCGCCTTCGTCGCACGACACGCAATCGCCGGGATGATAGGCCCCGCGATCGTCGCTGAAACAGCCGGTCAGAACCAGAGTCATCTCCAGCCCCTGATGGTCGTGGACCGGCATCTGCATCCCGCCCTTGACGTGCATCAGATAGGTCAGACCGCGCCCGTCCTTGGGCGCGTCAAGATGCGCCATCCACACGCCCGGCGCGCCCCAGTAGCGCGGCTTGAAGGCCGCCGCGCGCACGGATTCCGGCAGGTCGATACCTTTGAGATAGGCGGGCAGTTCGGGTGCCACTCGCGGCTCAGGGGCCTCTTCGGGGCGCTCGATACGCGCCAGCGCCAGCTCCAGCGCGTCGTCGGCCATATCGACCGGCACGATGTCTTCGAGCATGGAGGCACCGATGGCGTCGAACAGGCGCAGCGACGTGCGGCAATGCGGGCACATTTCCAGATGCGTTTCGACCAGCAGGGACTGACCGGCGTTCAGACGGCCACGGTGATAGTCGAGCAGGATAACCTCATCGAGGTGGTGATTAATGGCAGTCATACGCTTTTACTCTCGATCTTGGCGCTTTTACTCTCAGCACGGGTTTCAAAGGCCGCCCGCAGCCGCAGAAGCGCCAGCCGAAGACGTGATTTCACGGTCCCCAGAGGAATGGACAGGGCCTGAGCAATGTCGCCATGCGACAGGTCTTCAAAAAACGACAGCCGCACCACTTCGCGCTGCTCCGGCGACAGGGTCTGCATCAGGACGCCAATCGTCTTGGCATCCTGCACCCCGATCAGGTGCGTATCCGGGGCCTGTTCCGGTTCCGGGGCCCACAAATCTTCCGGCAGGGTTTGTGCCCGCTTTTGCTTGCGCAAGCCGTCGATATGCAGGTTGCGCGCGATGGAATAGATCCACGTCGTCGCCGACGCCTTGGACGGGTCGAAATAAGAAGCCTTGCGCCACACATTGAGCAAAGCGTCCTGCGCCAGGTCTTCGGCTTCGATGGCGGTCAGGCCGCGACCCATCATGAAGGCCTTGAGTTTGGGCGCGTATTGACTGAACAATTGCGCATAGGCCGCACGGTCACGCCCTTCGGCGATACGTAAAATCAGGGCTTCGGGCACACCCACGGGACGCCCTCCCCGGCTCAGGCCAGTCTCTGCGACGATCATCCGCGTAGAAGACCCGATTAAATCGTCGCGGTCAAAGGACATTTGAGGCCGCCCGTAAAGAGTCGATGTGGACTTAGCTGTGGTCATGAGGTTTCTACGACGCCGCCACAGGTTTGGATTTCCGCCACAGGCTATTTGAAAATGACTTTTTGAGAGGCGTTTCGGCCGGAGGCGGTCAGCCTCTTTGGCCGTTGATATTATAAAGCATGTCATTTCCGGAAAATCAGATAGGCTGATCCAGCGCCCGACTCCCGGCGTAAGCGTCTTTATATAAGCAAGGACATAAAGAATGTACGACGCCAGCCGCGCCACCCCGGACGCTTCCCGCCGCCCCCGTATCGCCATTGTGGGCACAGGGATTTCCGGCTTATCCGCCGCCTGGCACCTCCATCCGCACGCCGACATCACGGTGTTTGAAAAGGAAGACCGCCCCGGCGGCCACAGCCACAGCGTCAATATCGGTAGTGCCGAGACCCCTCTGTGGGTCGATATGGGCTTTATCGTCTTCAACACGCCCTGCTACCCCAATCTGACGGCTCTGCTCGACTATATCGGCGCGCCGCATCAGTCTTCGGACATGTCGTTCGGCGTCTCTATCGACAAGGGCCGGCTGGAATACGCCTCGGTGTCTCTGGCCGGGCTTCTGGCGCAATGGGGCAATGTGGTGCGGCCGCGCTTCCTGCGCCTGATGTGGGACCTAGTACGCTTCTACAAGACCGCCCCGCTCGATCACAAGGCGCGTCAGGATGAGACCCTGACCCTGGGGCAGTATCTGATCAGCCGGCGCTATTCGCGGGCCTTTATCGAGGACCATCTGGTGCCGCAGGCCGCCGCCATCTGGTCCACCTCCGCCGCCGAGGTCATGGACTATCCGTTCCGCGCCTTCATGAATTTCTTTGAAAACCATGGCCTGCTGAAGCTCAATCTGGCCGAACGTATCCAGTGGCGAACGGTCACCGGCGGCTCGCAAGCCTATGTGGAGCGCCTGATCGCCCCGTTCAGAAACCGCATCCGCAATCACTGTGGCATCGCGAAGGCTGAACGCCACGCCGAGGGCGTCACCCTGACCGATACGCACGGCGAGCGTCATCATTTTGACGAGGTGGTGTTCGCCACCCACGCGCACGACACGCTGCGCATATTGGGGGACAATGCCACACCGCACGAGCGTGAAGTCCTTTCGGCCTTCCGCTACACCGACAACGAGGTGGTGATGCACACCGACGCCAGCCTGATGCCGCGCCGCCGCCACGCCTGGGCCAGTTGGAACTATATCGGCCGCAAGGATGAGATGACGGCGGGGCGTATGCTGTGCGTCACCTACTGGATGAACCTGCTGCAAAACCTGCCGGGTCGGGACGTGTTCGTGACGCTCAACCCCGTCACGCCGATTGCCGAAGATAAGGTGATCAAGCGCATGATGTTCGACCACCCCCTGTTCGATCAGGCCGCCATCGCCGCCCAGACGCAACTGGGAGACTTGCAGGGCGTCAACCGCACCTGGTTCTGCGGCGCCTATTTCGGCGCGGGCTTCCACGAAGACGGCCTGCAATCGGGTCTGGCGGTTGCCGAGGCCATCAGTGGCGTTTCGCGCCCGTGGGCCTTCGACTGGAGCCGCTCGCGCATCTTCTGGCAACCGGCCCGCGCTCTGCTGGAGGCGGCGGAATGATGCGCCCGGCCCTCTATGCCGGCCCCGTCATGCATCACCGCTTTGCGCCCAAGGTGCACCATCTGGAATATTCGGTGTTTCAGATCCTGTTCGATCTCGACCACCTCGACCAGAGCCTCAAACCCTTAAAGACGCTCGGCCTCAACCGTTTTAATCTACTGGGCTTTTACGAACGCGATCACGGTCCGGTTCGGGGCGACACGGCCACGCCGCTGCGTGAACGGATCATTGCCTTTCTGACGCCACAGGGCCTTTATGAGGCGGGCGACCGGCTGTTCCTGCTGGCCATGCCGCGCGTTCTGGGCTTCGTCTTCAACCCGATCAGCCTCTATTTCGTCGAAAAAGCCGATGGCGACCTGCGCGCCGTGGTCTATCAGGTCAACAACACCTTCGGCGATCGCCATTGCTACGTCCTGCCGGTGCAGGACAAGGGGCGGCTGCATCAGGCGGCGGACAAGCGGCTGCACGTCTCGCCGTTCATGGATATGGACATGGCCTACAGCTTCGACCTGACGCCGCCGGAAGCGCGTTTTGGCCTGCGCATCCTGCTGGAGCAGGTCCGCCCCGAAGGCCGCGAAAAGATGCTGGTGGCGAGCTTCAACGCCCAACGCGAAGCGCTGAATGACCGGGTACTGATGAAATACTTCCTGACCATGCCGTTGATGACCTTAAAGGTCGTGTGGGGCATCCACTGGGAAGCGCTGAAAATCTGGCTCAAGGGCGTCAAATACCGCCCCGGTCCCAAACAGACGCCCGATGTCTTCAGTGTGGGACAGCCTCTGCCATCTTACGCCCCCGGCGTGCCGGTAGAGGTGGCACCCCGCGAAGCGCGGTGACCGAGGGGCTTAGCGGCTGATCAGCCGCGTTTCAGGTTCCACCACCGCGCCCTGCGGCAGCGGTCCTCCCCGGCAAGCCGGGGAGGTATAAGGAATGGTGACCTAAGGCCGCTTCACCTTCACCGCATTGCCCGAATAGGCGACGCTGATGGCCGGAGCGTCGAAGTCGGTCGTCTTGTCGCCCGCCTTCAGGAAGCGCACCTTGAAGGTCCGCGCCGCCACCATCTTGTCGTACTGGCCCGTGCGCGCCCCGATGGTCAGTTCGCCGGTCTTGTCATTATAGCTGAACGGGATACGGGTGAACTTGCCCTTCTCATAGCCATTCGACACGCCATCGTCCTCATAGAGGCTGTAGCGGCCATCGGCACCCGTATAGACATTGATCGTCAGCGGGGCGTCCGGCTTTTCATCGACATACTGCATGACCGGGCCCATCGGCAGGATCGCCCCCGCCCTGACGAACAGCGGCAACTGATCAAGCGGCGCCGCGACGGTCTGCGTCTGACCGCCCTTCACCGTCTCACCGGTATAGGCGTTATACCAACTGGCTCCCGCCGGGAAATAGACGCTGCGTGAGGTGGCCTGATACTTGGTGACCGGCGCAACGAGGATCGACTTACCGAACATATAGGCGTCCTTGACGTCCTTCCCCCTGGCATCTGTCGGAAAGTTGAGCGCAAAGCCGCGCATGATCGGGGCCGACTCATAATGGGCGTCCGCGGCCGCCGAATAGATGTACGGCATCAGGCGGTACCGCAGCTCAAGGAACCACACCATATTGGCGCGCATGGGCGAACCCGGCGGCGAGATTTCGTGGATTTCGCGCTTCACCCCTTCGCCGTGCGAGCGGAACAGCGGCGAGAAGGCCCCGAACTGCCACCAGCGCTGGTTCAACTCACGCCATTCTTTCAGGTCCTCAGCCGTACCCGTGCCACCGGCGGCGCGGTTTTCCTGAAGCGCCCCGACATCCTTGCCCTGAAAGCGCGTTTCCTGCGCATAGCCACCGATATCGTGCGTCCAGTTGGGCACGCCGGAGAAGCCGGTCTGCACGCCCGCCGAAATCTGATCGTACAGATTGTCCCAGGTGCCGACGACATCACCCGACCAGAGGGCGGCGGCGTTACGCTGCACGCCGGCAAAGCCCGAACGGGTCAGGATGAACTGACGCTTGTCCGGCTGATCGGCTTTGAGGCCCTCATAGACGGCCTGAGAACTCATGGTCGAATAGGCATTGTGGACCAGCGCGCCCGGCCCCATCTGGGTCGGGGTGATCAGCTCGGCAAACTCCTCCGGGCTGGTGTTGGAGCGCACGTCCGGCTCGGTATTGTCCATCCACCAGGCGTCAAAGCCGTACTTGGCCAGACCTTCCTTCATCTGACGGTAGTAGATGTCGCGCGCTTCCTGATTATAGGGCGAATAGTGGCTGTTGAGATAGCCCGGCCCCACCCAGTCCTTGGCACCCAGTTCGACATTGCGGCGCCACATATAGCCCTTGGCGTCCAGCTCCTTATAATTGTCGGTATTGGGATAGAACTTGCCCCAGATCGAGATCATGATGCGGGCGTTCTGCTTGTGCACCTCATCGACCAGCTTTTGCGGGTCGGGGAAGCGCACGGGATCGAACTTGTGGCTACCCCACTGGTCTTCGGGCCAGTAAAACCAGTCCTGCACGATATTGTCGATCGGCCACCTGTTGTCGCGATAGGTTTTGAGCACCCCCAGAAGCTGATCCTGCGTCTCATAGCGCTGACGCGACTGCCAGAAGCCATAGGCCCATTTCGGCATCATCGGCGGCTTGCCGGTGACGGTGTGATAGCCGGAAATGACGCCTTCAAGGCTGTCGGCGGAGATGAAGTAATAGGTCAGACCCGTGCCCGCCTCAGACGTGAAGCGCAGCGAGTGCTTGTCCGCCGCCGGTTCCGGGTTGGAATGGTGCAGCGAGATCAGGCCGCCCGCCGGCAGCCACTCGACCTGGAACTTGACCGGCTTGTTTTTGGCGAAGGTCTGCTCGAAATTGTTGTACCAGGCGTTCCAGCCCATACGCCAGATGCCATGATCGAAGATCGTCTTGCCATCGACCTTCATCGTCACATAGTCCGAGGCAAACAGGCGCATCTTGTGCACGCCCGGCGAGTCCGAGGTGGCCGAGCCTTCCCAGACGACCTTGACGGTTTTGCCCGTCGTCGCGGCCTTGCTCAGCGCCGGATCGGTCGGCCAGTACTTATCGACATCGCTCAGGAACTGATAGCGGATGTCAGGCTCAACGCGCGTCAGGATCAGCTTGTCATCGACATAGTATTTGGCGGTCAGGCCCTTGGAACCATCGAGCGCCGTCAGTTTCAGATCGCGGCTGGCCAGACCGAAGCGCACCGGATTGCCAAAGCGCGTGACCGAATTGTTGTCCCACAGCACGCCATAATTCTTGTCCGACACCACGAAGGGGATGCCGATATCCATATTGTGCTGGCGCAACTCGATGTCTTCGCCATTAAGGTTCATCTGGGCGTTCTGATGCTGCCCCAGACCGTAGAAGGCCTCGGTCGTGCCGGGGTTGAACTGGGCGCTGGTGGCCACATAGGGCTTACCCTCGACCGTTACCGGGGTGATGGCGCTCTTGACTTCTTTCAGCACCGGCTGGCCCTTGGCGTTGAAGAAGGTCAGGCGGCCAGTCGTCAGGTCCACCTGCGCCGAGGCGGCAGCGGCCTTAAGAGTAACAGTACCCTTGCCGTCGGACACGGTGAACTTGCCTTCCGGCTTGGCGATGGCCATCAGAGACGGCAGTTGTTCGCGCGCCGGATCATCG
Protein-coding regions in this window:
- a CDS encoding SAM-dependent methyltransferase yields the protein MSSTSTSLGPHFVAKSADLHVVPKALRQPLKTLRHNWHRGNLDIILPNGTPFEIRGREPGPHGVLKVNDFRFLRRVLSAGDVGFADGYVAGEWDTPDLPDLLEVFTLNIDRLTRFFIGNPFMQMMSRLLHSFNRNTKEGSRRNIFAHYDLGNAFYSEWLDATMTYSSALFKGTEDLERAQTAKYAALARLVDLKPGQHVLEIGCGWGGFAEYAAKMGARATCLTISPSQHDYAVERMQRLGLSDQVEIKLLDYRDVTGQYDAIVSIEMFEAVGMEYWDTYFRKVSDCLKPGGKAALQIITIRDELFEDYRQRPDFIQRYIFPGGMLPSPSKLRSHSGKAGLSVLSDQSFGHDYARTLNMWARRFDAAWAEGRISGFDEAFRKMWLFYLAYCEAGFRTERTDVVHFALQKA
- a CDS encoding DUF2177 family protein; amino-acid sequence: MKMFLSALVLTLIAFAVIDTVWLTLTAGPLYKPLMGDLMATRINMAAAVAFYLLYGLGVTWFVTFPALSGQLPLHGLPAGWSLTISAALLGLMAYGTYNLTAMAVIRDWSLKLVVIDMIWGAVLTTVASHLVVFAGRLLKI
- a CDS encoding ChrR family anti-sigma-E factor encodes the protein MTAINHHLDEVILLDYHRGRLNAGQSLLVETHLEMCPHCRTSLRLFDAIGASMLEDIVPVDMADDALELALARIERPEEAPEPRVAPELPAYLKGIDLPESVRAAAFKPRYWGAPGVWMAHLDAPKDGRGLTYLMHVKGGMQMPVHDHQGLEMTLVLTGCFSDDRGAYHPGDCVSCDEGDHHSPLIAADDCLCLIAANAPIAPKTLLGKLLQPFARI
- a CDS encoding sigma-70 family RNA polymerase sigma factor; the protein is MSFDRDDLIGSSTRMIVAETGLSRGGRPVGVPEALILRIAEGRDRAAYAQLFSQYAPKLKAFMMGRGLTAIEAEDLAQDALLNVWRKASYFDPSKASATTWIYSIARNLHIDGLRKQKRAQTLPEDLWAPEPEQAPDTHLIGVQDAKTIGVLMQTLSPEQREVVRLSFFEDLSHGDIAQALSIPLGTVKSRLRLALLRLRAAFETRAESKSAKIESKSV
- a CDS encoding NAD(P)/FAD-dependent oxidoreductase gives rise to the protein MYDASRATPDASRRPRIAIVGTGISGLSAAWHLHPHADITVFEKEDRPGGHSHSVNIGSAETPLWVDMGFIVFNTPCYPNLTALLDYIGAPHQSSDMSFGVSIDKGRLEYASVSLAGLLAQWGNVVRPRFLRLMWDLVRFYKTAPLDHKARQDETLTLGQYLISRRYSRAFIEDHLVPQAAAIWSTSAAEVMDYPFRAFMNFFENHGLLKLNLAERIQWRTVTGGSQAYVERLIAPFRNRIRNHCGIAKAERHAEGVTLTDTHGERHHFDEVVFATHAHDTLRILGDNATPHEREVLSAFRYTDNEVVMHTDASLMPRRRHAWASWNYIGRKDEMTAGRMLCVTYWMNLLQNLPGRDVFVTLNPVTPIAEDKVIKRMMFDHPLFDQAAIAAQTQLGDLQGVNRTWFCGAYFGAGFHEDGLQSGLAVAEAISGVSRPWAFDWSRSRIFWQPARALLEAAE
- a CDS encoding DUF1365 domain-containing protein — translated: MMRPALYAGPVMHHRFAPKVHHLEYSVFQILFDLDHLDQSLKPLKTLGLNRFNLLGFYERDHGPVRGDTATPLRERIIAFLTPQGLYEAGDRLFLLAMPRVLGFVFNPISLYFVEKADGDLRAVVYQVNNTFGDRHCYVLPVQDKGRLHQAADKRLHVSPFMDMDMAYSFDLTPPEARFGLRILLEQVRPEGREKMLVASFNAQREALNDRVLMKYFLTMPLMTLKVVWGIHWEALKIWLKGVKYRPGPKQTPDVFSVGQPLPSYAPGVPVEVAPREAR
- a CDS encoding TIM-barrel domain-containing protein, which produces MKPYIYASTLAVALMASTALAGTYSRTDTGIVVKPDTGTAKEIRLNVISDSIIQVVGVDDPAREQLPSLMAIAKPEGKFTVSDGKGTVTLKAAAASAQVDLTTGRLTFFNAKGQPVLKEVKSAITPVTVEGKPYVATSAQFNPGTTEAFYGLGQHQNAQMNLNGEDIELRQHNMDIGIPFVVSDKNYGVLWDNNSVTRFGNPVRFGLASRDLKLTALDGSKGLTAKYYVDDKLILTRVEPDIRYQFLSDVDKYWPTDPALSKAATTGKTVKVVWEGSATSDSPGVHKMRLFASDYVTMKVDGKTIFDHGIWRMGWNAWYNNFEQTFAKNKPVKFQVEWLPAGGLISLHHSNPEPAADKHSLRFTSEAGTGLTYYFISADSLEGVISGYHTVTGKPPMMPKWAYGFWQSRQRYETQDQLLGVLKTYRDNRWPIDNIVQDWFYWPEDQWGSHKFDPVRFPDPQKLVDEVHKQNARIMISIWGKFYPNTDNYKELDAKGYMWRRNVELGAKDWVGPGYLNSHYSPYNQEARDIYYRQMKEGLAKYGFDAWWMDNTEPDVRSNTSPEEFAELITPTQMGPGALVHNAYSTMSSQAVYEGLKADQPDKRQFILTRSGFAGVQRNAAALWSGDVVGTWDNLYDQISAGVQTGFSGVPNWTHDIGGYAQETRFQGKDVGALQENRAAGGTGTAEDLKEWRELNQRWWQFGAFSPLFRSHGEGVKREIHEISPPGSPMRANMVWFLELRYRLMPYIYSAAADAHYESAPIMRGFALNFPTDARGKDVKDAYMFGKSILVAPVTKYQATSRSVYFPAGASWYNAYTGETVKGGQTQTVAAPLDQLPLFVRAGAILPMGPVMQYVDEKPDAPLTINVYTGADGRYSLYEDDGVSNGYEKGKFTRIPFSYNDKTGELTIGARTGQYDKMVAARTFKVRFLKAGDKTTDFDAPAISVAYSGNAVKVKRP